In Acaryochloris thomasi RCC1774, a genomic segment contains:
- a CDS encoding TetR/AcrR family transcriptional regulator: MPKVVDHERYRKELLNGCAELFAQKGYGSITMRQIAEGLSVSTGTLYHYFESKETIFVQLVQELCEQDISSFLAQAPEAKTLEARLQAIMDFVFMHLQHYQQQLLLWVDFFQQTQKEGHEQVNFLRQVWNRSRDALTEYLQLSDAAMADFLMVFIDGLIVQYIYNRETQDANWLQHQSQLMIQMIVSYEQSSAQA; this comes from the coding sequence ATGCCCAAGGTTGTTGATCACGAGCGTTATCGCAAAGAATTGCTCAACGGATGTGCTGAACTCTTCGCTCAAAAGGGCTACGGTTCGATCACCATGCGGCAGATTGCTGAGGGGTTGAGCGTTTCGACCGGAACGCTGTATCACTACTTCGAAAGCAAGGAGACTATTTTTGTACAGCTCGTTCAGGAGCTGTGTGAACAGGATATCTCTAGCTTCTTGGCCCAAGCGCCTGAAGCAAAAACGCTAGAGGCTCGTCTTCAGGCGATTATGGATTTTGTTTTTATGCATCTGCAGCATTACCAGCAGCAACTATTGCTGTGGGTTGATTTCTTTCAGCAAACCCAGAAAGAAGGCCACGAACAAGTCAATTTTCTGCGTCAGGTCTGGAACCGGAGCCGCGATGCCTTGACGGAATACCTGCAGCTTTCTGATGCTGCGATGGCCGACTTTCTAATGGTATTCATCGATGGCCTGATTGTTCAGTACATCTACAACCGAGAGACCCAAGATGCCAACTGGCTCCAGCACCAAAGTCAACTTATGATCCAAATGATTGTTAGCTATGAACAGTCTTCCGCTCAAGCTTAA